A single genomic interval of Lewinellaceae bacterium harbors:
- a CDS encoding response regulator transcription factor, translating to MISVAIVDAKRDVREGVQGILETSDGFCCHGSYANGQAALEGMAESPSDVLLIETDLPDMQGADCVRLLLEELPGLSVIMFTNSLLEEHIFAAFKAGALGYISKTFFPSYLLNAIREVKAGGAPMSPSVAKRVVTSFSQLDNPLPSLSKREFDVMALLCKGYSYRKIGERLFVSPNTVRFHLKNIYRKLKVNSRHEAVIKAAQVGMV from the coding sequence ATGATTTCCGTTGCAATTGTAGATGCCAAACGGGACGTGAGAGAAGGCGTCCAGGGCATACTGGAAACCAGTGATGGTTTCTGTTGCCATGGTTCGTATGCCAATGGGCAGGCTGCCCTGGAAGGCATGGCGGAGTCTCCTTCCGATGTTCTCCTTATCGAAACCGACCTTCCTGATATGCAGGGCGCCGATTGTGTGCGCCTCCTGCTGGAAGAGCTTCCCGGCTTGTCCGTCATCATGTTTACCAACTCTTTGCTGGAAGAACACATCTTTGCCGCGTTCAAGGCAGGGGCGCTGGGATACATTTCCAAAACCTTTTTTCCGTCCTATTTGCTGAATGCTATCCGGGAAGTAAAAGCCGGCGGAGCGCCGATGAGCCCTTCGGTGGCAAAACGGGTGGTGACCTCCTTCAGCCAGTTGGATAACCCACTGCCTTCCTTATCCAAACGGGAATTCGACGTCATGGCCCTGCTTTGCAAAGGCTACAGTTACCGCAAGATCGGAGAGCGGCTGTTTGTCAGTCCAAACACCGTGCGCTTTCACCTTAAAAATATATACCGGAAGCTAAAAGTCAACTCCCGCCATGAGGCCGTGATCAAGGCCGCTCAGGTGGGAATGGTATAA